AAATCTTGCCGGCAAGCATGGCGGGAGTGTAGAAAAATCCAGCGGTGAGCACAGGCCAAATGAAAGAGAGGCGCAACAACAATTTCATGAGGGCAGAGAACACGATTCACGGGCATTTTCAACTCGGAAAGGGAAGGCTGTTGGTTTGATCCAGGCACCGGATTGCGTCACGTTCCACGCCGGCTGGCATCGGCTTGTCGGTTCAGCTACGCTGTCGCGCATGAGCAATGAGATTCAGATTGTGCCGCTCTCCCGGAATCCGCGGGACGTGCGACGCTTCCTGATGGTTAGCTATGGCATTTACCAAGATGATCCCAATTGGGTTGCCCCGCTGCTGGCCGATCTCAAGCAAGTGTTCAGTGACGCCAACCCTTTGTTCGCGCATGCCGTGATGCAGCTTTGGGTGGCCACTCGGGGTGGACAGGATGTGGGGCGCATTGCCGGCATCATTGATCACAACTACACCCGGGCGACGAAAGACCCGGCTGCGTTCTTTGGGTTCTTTGAATCGGCAGACGATGCAGCGGTCAGCCGCAGGCTATTTGAAACGGTTGCCGGATGGGCCCATCAAGCGGGGTTGCCGCGCCTGCTGGGGCCGATGAATCCCACCTCCAACGAAGAGTGCGGCTTGTTAATCAAGGGGTTTGATTCGCCGCCGGTCATCATGATGACCTACAATCCGCGCTACTATGTGCCGTTGGTGGAGGCCGCGGGCTTCTCCAAAGCCAAGGATTTGCTGGCGTTTCACATGGACTTGGCAAAGATCCCGATGGATCGCCTTAGCCGCATTGCCGCTAAGATCAAACAACGCAATCCGAACCTCGTCTTTCGGCCAGTCCGTCGCAAGACGTTGCAGGCGGACCTCGCGAAGGTAAAGGAGGTATATAACGCCGCCTGGGAGGATAACTGGGGCTTCGTGCCGATGACGGACGCAGAGGTGGATTTCATAGCCGCCCGCTTGAAGCCGCTGCTGATGGAAGGCTTGGTCTGGCTTGCCGAGGCAGGCCCGGAGCCGGTTGGATTCCTGTTAGCCATGCCGGATTACAATGTGGCGATCCAGCCTCTGCGTGGACGCCTCCTGACACCGAAGGTGTTCGGGTTCCTTCCCTATCTGTTTGGCTGGAAGTGCCCGCCCCGGACCCGGGTGATCACTTTGGGCATGAAGGAGAAGTATCGCTCCAAAGGGCTCGAATCGGCCCTGTTAATCGAAGGACTCAAAACAGGCATCGCGGCCGGCGTTCGCGAATCAGAGGCTTCCTGGATTCTGGAGGACAACGTGCTGATGTGCCGCGTGCTGGAGGCCATTGGCGGCCGAGTTTACAAGACCTACCGCCTCTACACTCGGGCGTTAACCTGATCCGTCTTGAGCCGATGGGTTGGGGCATAGCTGGCTATGGAACGTCCGCCCGCGGCAAGCCGGGCGTCCACCTTCTGTGCTGGCTCACTTTGCCCCTTGAACTTGGCCGAACCGCTTCCTATTTTCGGCGCATGAAACGGATTTGCTTACTGTTGGTGACACTGGCGTTGTGCGCCTCGCCCACTCTGCGCGCCCAGGATGCGGCGACGGAAGAACGTTTGAACAAGCTCAGTGGGAAAGTGGAAGACCTGATCGCCGCGCAGGAGGTCGCGAGGAAGCAAATCACCGATCTGGCCAGGGAATTAAATAGCCTGCGCGAGCAGTCCGCCAAACCCAGCACCACCTACGCCCGGCCAGAGGACTTGAACAGCCTGGCCGAGAAGGTCAGAGAAGTGGACCGCAAGCGGATGGAGGACGCCGAGAGGACACACGCCGAACTTCTGAGGCTCCGCAGAGTGTTGGAGGCACCGATAAGCACCCCCAGAAAGAGCACAAGCATCAAGTCGCCCAAAGACAGCACGGCCACCTCCCCAGTACCAGCGACATCCGACGGGGGTTTCGAATACATTATTAAGCCCGGGGATACCCTGGACGCCATTGTGCAGGCTTACAAGGAGAAGAACATCAAGGTCACGGTGAACCAGATAGTAAATGCTAACCCGGGGTTGAAGCCAGAGCGCATGCGGGTGGGACAGAAGATCTTCATCCCGGCGCCATAGCCATCAGCGCCCGGTTTTCAAGGGGTCAGCTCCAATCGCAATACACTCCAATTGCGATCAGGAGGGATAGGCCAATCCGGTACCAACCGAACGCGGTGAAGGTGTGTGTCTGCACATAACGCAGCAGCCATTTCACCGCGATGAAAGAGACGACGGCCGAGACGAGAAATCCGAGCAGCAACAGTCCCCAATGTTCCGGAGCCGCGCCGGGCGGCGGGTGGTGCAACGCCTTGAATATCTTCAGGCCGCCCGCCGCCAGCATGGTTGGGATTCCCACGATAAAACAGAATTCTGTCGCCGCGGGCCGCGCCAGGCCGAGCAACAGGCACAGCAGAATGGTCGTGCCTGAGCGCGACGCCCCAGGGAAGACGGCTGCTACAACCTGGCCGAATCCGACCGCAACAGCGACAGCCCAAGTCACCTCGTCCTGGAGGGTCTTGCGGCGCAACCAAACCTCGATGAGGACGAAACCAACGCCGCCGACCAGCAAAGCCCAGGCCACCGGCCGAAGTTCTTCCGGTAGCGTGAACCCCATCTTCTCCAGCAAGTAGCCAGGACCGCCCGTTAACAAACAGGCCAGTGCGAGCTTCAGGGCATAGTCTCGCGTGGCCCGCTCGCGCCAGCGGAACAGGAACTGGTGAAAGCGTTTATGAAACAGGGGGATCACCGCCAGCACCGCGCCGGACTGGATGACGACATTGAAGAGGTCGCTTTGTCGGATATGCAGCCAGTGCTCGGCGATCAGCAGGTGGCCGGTGGATGACACCGGCAGGAATTCCGTAATCCCTTCCACAATTCCCAACAGAATGACCGCAATCCAGTCTGGCATCGTGGGGTTAGACGACAAACCGCAGCCTAAGACAAGCCCAAAAGCAGGCGGGCGCTACTTCTTCTTCTTGCCGAACACGTTGCCGAGGGCAGACTTGGATGATTCCCCGCGCTGACGGGCCTTGAGCAGGCCGAGAATGGCGTGCCAGCTGATGTAGATCCGGTGCCACTGACTCTCCAGATTGCGCAGCGCGCCTTCGTTGATATCGCTGAGGTAGCGCAGCGATGGCGCCTCGGCAATCAGGGCGTGGATCTCCTCCCGGGTTGGGGAGGGGACTTCCACGGCCGCCAGGATCAACTCCAGTTCCTGCACCAGGACACTCTTGGTCTCCAGAAACTGGCTGTCTTCCTCCGGGCTGAATTTCTTGCCGCGCGCCAGGTTCACGAAGTTGTTGAACTGTTTCCAACACTCGATGTAGTTCTCCACTTGGTCCACCAGCTGATCCAGTCTTTGATTGCTCATACGATGGTGAGATTAACTTTGGGGCGAGGAAGGTGTCTTGGGGGTGAGGTAAACAATTAAGCCGCCCCGCAGCTCGCGAGCGGCAATCTTGAGGCTGGGATAGGTGATAACCAATTCGGCGAGAGGAAGTTGTGCCGCGGCTGCCTCGCCGAACGCCGCCTGGACTTTCCGGGCGATATCTTTCAGTGCGCTGGCCGGAAAGCTCGACGGCAGCGTGCTCGTCAGCACGCAGCCTAAGCGGTCCACCGTAAAGCTGCCGGAGGGCAGGCGCAGCACGCTGGGCGCGGGTTTGGTGAAGAGACTCAGCAGACCCATATCGCCAGGACTTTCTTCATCAACTCCCGCACCTGGCCTGAAGCCAGGGAAGGTCTCCAGCCGACACAAAACTCGGTTTCTTCCTGGCAAGCCAGGGTGACATGACGCTGCGGACCGAATCCCTCGACCTGGTCCAGCGGGCCTGCACCCAACCGATCCCCGAGTGAGCGGAAGCGCTCCAGGCTCTGCCGTGCCCACGCCGCCATGCGCTCCGGGTTCTCGAGTCCCCGCGCGAGTTCGTGGCCGCCGTGACCGGGCCTCATCGTCAGCACGAATTCAAGACCTTCGATTTGTGACAGTTGCGCCAGTGGGGACACAGCGGTCTCGGGCGCGTCCGCCGGCGTCACCCCGCCGCGCGATTCGTCCAGGACCTGCGCTGTTTCCAGCAGCAGGGCGTTGTAAGGCTTGAAAACCGTGCGGGGGCGGTTTGGTTCAGCGGGCAATATCTCGAAGTTGCCCGCTTTCCAGGACAGGATTCTCTGGAACGCTTCTTCCCCGCGCAGGTCGGCCGCTTCGGCGTCGAGCAGCTCGCCGCTCTGGATCCAGATCATGCCGGTCTGTGTGCCATTGGTGATCCGCAGCACGGACGAGCTCTGCGAAATGCACTCCAACTGAATGATGTCCATGAGGCTCTTGCTTTGCACCCCACGAAAGCCGGCCTCGTCCTCGCGGCCGAGCAAAGACTCGATGCACGTCGCGAACATTCTGGTTTCCTGCTCAGTAGAGGGCTTGTACCAGAAAAGGTCCGCGCCCAGGGCGTAGGCGCGGGAGCGTAACTGCTCGTCCAGTTCCGCCGTGAGCGCCACGGTGCGCATTTGCGGATACTTGCGGCGCACGATTGCCAGGACCTGCAGGCCGTCCATCTTCGGCATTCTCAGATCGCAAATCAGCAAATCGAACGGTTCCGCTTCCAACTTCGCCAGGGCGTGCGCTCCGGAGGACGCGCTCTGGATCTCAGGCCGGCTGGCCAACTGTGCCAGGAGGTCCCGGTACA
Above is a window of Candidatus Paceibacterota bacterium DNA encoding:
- a CDS encoding LysM peptidoglycan-binding domain-containing protein, which encodes MKRICLLLVTLALCASPTLRAQDAATEERLNKLSGKVEDLIAAQEVARKQITDLARELNSLREQSAKPSTTYARPEDLNSLAEKVREVDRKRMEDAERTHAELLRLRRVLEAPISTPRKSTSIKSPKDSTATSPVPATSDGGFEYIIKPGDTLDAIVQAYKEKNIKVTVNQIVNANPGLKPERMRVGQKIFIPAP
- a CDS encoding response regulator; the encoded protein is MARRPKILLTDDNPDLLDLYRDLLAQLASRPEIQSASSGAHALAKLEAEPFDLLICDLRMPKMDGLQVLAIVRRKYPQMRTVALTAELDEQLRSRAYALGADLFWYKPSTEQETRMFATCIESLLGREDEAGFRGVQSKSLMDIIQLECISQSSSVLRITNGTQTGMIWIQSGELLDAEAADLRGEEAFQRILSWKAGNFEILPAEPNRPRTVFKPYNALLLETAQVLDESRGGVTPADAPETAVSPLAQLSQIEGLEFVLTMRPGHGGHELARGLENPERMAAWARQSLERFRSLGDRLGAGPLDQVEGFGPQRHVTLACQEETEFCVGWRPSLASGQVRELMKKVLAIWVC
- a CDS encoding undecaprenyl-diphosphate phosphatase; this encodes MPDWIAVILLGIVEGITEFLPVSSTGHLLIAEHWLHIRQSDLFNVVIQSGAVLAVIPLFHKRFHQFLFRWRERATRDYALKLALACLLTGGPGYLLEKMGFTLPEELRPVAWALLVGGVGFVLIEVWLRRKTLQDEVTWAVAVAVGFGQVVAAVFPGASRSGTTILLCLLLGLARPAATEFCFIVGIPTMLAAGGLKIFKALHHPPPGAAPEHWGLLLLGFLVSAVVSFIAVKWLLRYVQTHTFTAFGWYRIGLSLLIAIGVYCDWS
- a CDS encoding N-acetyltransferase, producing the protein MSNEIQIVPLSRNPRDVRRFLMVSYGIYQDDPNWVAPLLADLKQVFSDANPLFAHAVMQLWVATRGGQDVGRIAGIIDHNYTRATKDPAAFFGFFESADDAAVSRRLFETVAGWAHQAGLPRLLGPMNPTSNEECGLLIKGFDSPPVIMMTYNPRYYVPLVEAAGFSKAKDLLAFHMDLAKIPMDRLSRIAAKIKQRNPNLVFRPVRRKTLQADLAKVKEVYNAAWEDNWGFVPMTDAEVDFIAARLKPLLMEGLVWLAEAGPEPVGFLLAMPDYNVAIQPLRGRLLTPKVFGFLPYLFGWKCPPRTRVITLGMKEKYRSKGLESALLIEGLKTGIAAGVRESEASWILEDNVLMCRVLEAIGGRVYKTYRLYTRALT